The DNA segment TTGCCAAATTGTTTTTCAATAAACCGCCCGCGACTGATGTTCAGATCTGCATCTGCCAGCAAGTTTTTTGACAGCTGATATCGTGCACTGATGTCAATACCTGATCTCCTGGATGGACCTTTCGATTCTGTTGTGCCATCATCTCCGACATACACAAGTTCGTTCGACATATCCATCCACCAGAAAGCAGCGCTTAACACCAGACGCTTTGATAAGGTCATAACGGTACCAATCTCCGCTGCATCTGCCACCGGCAAAGTATGATTCAATTTATCCTGCACAACCGACCTTGCATCATTACTATGAAAGCCTCGACCGGAATTGATGAAGATCTGAAGTTTGTCATTCGGGGTAAAAATAAAATTCCACTTCGGGTTAATGCCCGACTGATAATTTGTTCCTGAATAATTTGTATGCAAAGAATCCGTAGGCAATTGATCCGCTACATCGAAAACAAAATAATCAAGACCAATGGTAAGTTTGTTATTCATCTTTCCAAGCTTATGAAAAAATGAATACCGTGTATTTAATCCCTGAACACTTCTGTTATCATCTTGTTCGATTTCGTCTCCATTGATCGGGTCTTCGAGATAGAATGTAAAGTTGGAAAATAAACGAAAGCGATATTTAAATGAATACATCTGGGTTTCAAATTCACCATTAGATGTTCTTTGAACGTATGACAGATTGAAATTTGTCCGCGAAGTATTACCACCTTCAGAATCATCGATGCTTCCGAAACGGGAAAGTCGTCCGGCCAAAACTTCGCGATCCGGAATTTGTCCCGAAGCATTCCACGAAGAACTGAAAGTTGATAATGATAGTTTCAGACTTGAATGATCATTCAGTTGAAAAATTGTTTTCGAAAAAAGATTCACTCTGGTGAAATCCTGCGGAGCATCAAAGTAACCGCGGTTATTCAGAACATCTGCTGCTAAATAAGTTTTTACGTTTTCCGAATTAAAAGGTGCTTTGAACATAGCAAGAACTCTTGGCACTGAAACATTTCCAATCTCCGGAATAAATGTTTGTTCAAGTTTGATCAGATTATTTTCTAAGGTGTCTTTAGTAGAAAAACTAACCGCTGCGCCCGTGGCAAAATTTCCATACTGCGGTGAATAGGGTCCTTTGAAAACGTCCATCTCCCCTACTGTTTCAGGAATCAGAAAATGCAGATCCATATAACCTTGTCCGTGTCCATGACTAACCATGTTCACCGGAATGCCATCTACATATGAAGCCACATCCGTTCCGTGATCACAGTCGAATCCACGGATGAAGATCTGTTCAGCCTTTCCACCACCTGCATGTTGTGCGATGAATAATCCAGGGACAAGTCTCAACATGTCCTGAGCCGAATTCTTCGGTCTGTTTTCAAAATCTATCGCCGATAAATGTTTCGAAGAAGCCGCACTCACCGGACGTTCAGCTGCGACGGAAACAGTAGGCAAACTAATCGATTTGATAATCATTCTTGTATCAATGATTGTCGATTGGTCTTTAATGATAGTCACTGTTCTGGTAAATGATTCATAGCCGAATTTTGAAAACGTTACATCATACGTAGCTTCATTCAGATTTTGAATATCAAACCTGCCCTTTGCATCTGTATGAGTATGAATTTCTGTATCGTCAATTTTTATCAGAACATCGGCAATTGGCTCTTCAGATATTGAGTCTTTCAATTGACCTGTCAATTCCTGAGCTGAACCATTCATGATTGTGTTAAGGATAATGAACAAAATTATGTACAATTTTTCATGGGGATCTTATTAAATTCGGGGATTATACTTTTTAAAATAATTGATAAGTTTTGGTTCAGCTAAAACTCTCATAGCCTTGCTACCGGCAATGGCTTGAGTTACTAAAACTGAAAATTGTTTCTGAAAATGTTTATCTATAGCTGTAAGAAGCCGTGAGAAGAATTCACTTTTTAACCAAATGAATCTGATACTACGTTAATTATTGAACACCGTTCAACAACAAGTATCCCGCAACTTTAAACATTAAACAATTTTCGCCAATCGAAAAACCAGCTATTTAATTAGAATTTAGGTGGCGGAATTAAAAGTCCAAGAAATCCTTCCAACGTATCCAGCGTTTTAAAGTGATTAAAAACAATTTTAGCTGACAAGAAAATTTTGATCATCGCAGAACCTTCGTCAATACAGGCAAAAACAACATTGGAGGTGACCAATGATTCCGGGAGTGGTTTTGATTGCTTGTTTTTTTCATGCTGACGGGCAATGTCGTTTAGTGCAAAAAGTATATTCGTGCGTGGCGGTAAATTATTGAGTTTGCTATTCATTGCAATTTCGGATTGCTTCTGAACAAAATAGTTGATCATCGTCGGCAATACACCACCAACGACGATCAACATCTGACTCACTAAAAGAATAATTGCAATTGATTTACGCATGATATTAATACACCTGAAATAAATACGGGATTTATCGCTTCCCGGATTTCGTGAAATGAGGTGTTTTTTTGAAAATTGTGGGAAAGGGGGAATTAAATTCAAAAATCAAAAATTAAACGTTTTTCGGGGTGTTTTCAAACACAATCCGGATTGCTATCGTCTAGGCATCAACTTAAAATAAAAATAATTGAATAGTATTTCATTCTGTTGACATGAGATTATTAATAAAAGGTTTTTTTGCAAATTAGCCTCTATTGCCGACAGCAAAAGCTTAATGTTATTTGATTAATGCGAATGATGTATTCGCTATTAATTTATAGATGATTAGGCCCGTTAGGGCCATAATCCTGGTAACTCGTGGACTCCAAGAGCGCCCCTTTAGGGGCGTACTCTTTAAACACACAACTTTTTTCGGCATCGGAAAAAAACAATTGTACATCAGACATAGGCTGAATCACTAGATGCCGGAACTTTATGCGGTTGAATTAATGGACACATGCTTTGTGTTTAAAGAGTGCGCCCCTAAAGGGGCTCCTATGTAAAGCAGTCATCTAGTTCCAAAACAAAATTATATTTTTATTTAATTAAATCATAATTTATTATTAGGTGTGTTGAAATGTGAAAAACTAGGCGCAGGATTGCGCGATCGAAAGTTTTACACATTTCAATGCACCATTCTTATTACAATCATTTCGCTCAGTCTCCTATGTGTAGTCCGACTATTTTTATATCCGGCCGGCTACCAGCACCCGTATGGTTTGAATGATTATAAAATAGCTACCTGCTTAGCGGTGTGACTCAGTACAGTTGTTCTGATCACCAGCCCCGTTTTGTAGTCTATTCTTATTTTGTTTTGAGCTTCATGATGATTTAGTTTTTAAAAGCAGCTACAGGCTTGCCTTTGTAACTTCCTTTTTTGGAGGAATTACCTGCGGTGTTTTGTAGTCTGCTTTTATTTCTTTTGAATAGTTTTTTTGATAAGGTGTTTCCTTTTTTATTACTGACAACATTCTGTTTAGTAATTTTCTTGCAATTTTTATGATGATACTCTTTGGATTCTTGCCTTGGTGTTTTCGATAATAGGTTTGCATTTCAGGATCCAAACGCAGGGCTACCCAAGCACTTTCTATGATATAACTCCTCAGAAGATCTCTGCATCTTGGAGTTACTCCAAAAACATTCTCAGTCATCCCGGAATTTCGAAT comes from the Bacteroidota bacterium genome and includes:
- a CDS encoding TonB-dependent receptor — its product is MNGSAQELTGQLKDSISEEPIADVLIKIDDTEIHTHTDAKGRFDIQNLNEATYDVTFSKFGYESFTRTVTIIKDQSTIIDTRMIIKSISLPTVSVAAERPVSAASSKHLSAIDFENRPKNSAQDMLRLVPGLFIAQHAGGGKAEQIFIRGFDCDHGTDVASYVDGIPVNMVSHGHGQGYMDLHFLIPETVGEMDVFKGPYSPQYGNFATGAAVSFSTKDTLENNLIKLEQTFIPEIGNVSVPRVLAMFKAPFNSENVKTYLAADVLNNRGYFDAPQDFTRVNLFSKTIFQLNDHSSLKLSLSTFSSSWNASGQIPDREVLAGRLSRFGSIDDSEGGNTSRTNFNLSYVQRTSNGEFETQMYSFKYRFRLFSNFTFYLEDPINGDEIEQDDNRSVQGLNTRYSFFHKLGKMNNKLTIGLDYFVFDVADQLPTDSLHTNYSGTNYQSGINPKWNFIFTPNDKLQIFINSGRGFHSNDARSVVQDKLNHTLPVADAAEIGTVMTLSKRLVLSAAFWWMDMSNELVYVGDDGTTESKGPSRRSGIDISARYQLSKNLLADADLNISRGRFIEKQFGKELSQDFYIPLAPTLTSSGGLTYTGKFFESSVRYRHIFDRLRMKITASLQKVIHYWICHVPINIKKQNSVCL